The window CTATAGGCGGCCCTCGAGGAAGGCCCGGCTCCTCGGGTCCTTAGGGGCCTGGAAGAAGCGCTCTGCCGGAGCCTCCTCCACCGCCTCCCCCAGGTAGAGGAAGAGCACCCGGTGGGCCAGGCGCCGGGCCTGGAAGAGGTCGTGGGTGGCCAGCACCACCCCCCGCCCTTCCCCCGCGGCCTCCCTCAGGAGGGCTTCTATCTGGGCGGTGTTCCCCGGGTCCAGGCTGGCGGTGGGCTCGTCCAGGAGGAGGACCTCCGGTTCCACCAAAAGGGTGCGGGCCAGGGCCAACCGCACCGCCTCCCCCCCGGAGAGGAGGTGGGCTGGCTGGCGGGCCTTGTCCTTTAGCCCC of the Thermus oshimai DSM 12092 genome contains:
- a CDS encoding ATP-binding cassette domain-containing protein, with translation MRPLLEAEGLRHRVGGFGLEVARFQVFPGEILAVLGPSGSGKTTLLRLLSGLLPLQAGRVEGGLRAYLPQNPPLLRRSVLENAAFGLYLKGVPRKEARKRAEALLTRVGLKDKARQPAHLLSGGEAVRLALARTLLVEPEVLLLDEPTASLDPGNTAQIEALLREAAGEGRGVVLATHDLFQARRLAHRVLFLYLGEAVEEAPAERFFQAPKDPRSRAFLEGRL